From a single Rutidosis leptorrhynchoides isolate AG116_Rl617_1_P2 chromosome 5, CSIRO_AGI_Rlap_v1, whole genome shotgun sequence genomic region:
- the LOC139848859 gene encoding uncharacterized protein produces the protein MSTAIAKVIHEDEDFEFSLPSIHHQHVSSKLIDSHSLTLFPVFNRDRSLNDKSNDYASITTPLQKLFIVEKKEKWESESYSYSSSEADELETEASGTFCVWSPKVSKCKKSNSTGSLSGSKKWWIRYLLRRSNKREQNPVEGVSKVGRRLKVQTPVHELFYVQRRAENEVGKRKSFLPYRRNLLIDRSS, from the exons ATGTCCACAGCCATCGCCAAAGTAATCCATGAAGACGAAGATTTCGAATTTTCATTACCTTCAATTCATCACCAACATGTTTCGTCTAAGCTGATCGATTCACACTCCTTAACTCTGTTTCCAGTTTTCAACCGTGATCGTTCACTAAACGATAAAAGTAACGATTATGCTTCAATTACTACTCCGTTACAGAAACTGTTTATTGTCGAAAAAAAAGAAAAATGGGAATCGGAATCGTATTCGTATTCGTCCTCAGAAGCAGATGAATTAGAAACCGAAGCTTCTGGAACGTTCTGTGTGTGGAGTCCAAAGGTGTCTAAATGTAAGAAGAGTAATTCAACCGGATCATTATCCGGATCCAAAAAATGGTGGATCCGTTATTTACTTAGGCGAAGTAATAAACGAGAACAGAATCCGGTTGAGGGGGTTTCTAAAGTAGGCCGGCGGTTGAAGGTGCAAACTCCGGTTCATGAACTGTTTTATGTGCAAAGAAGAGCGGAAAATGAAGTCGGAAAGAGGAAATCATTTTTACCATATAGACGGAATCTG TTAATCGATAGGTCCAGTTAA